A section of the Thermotoga caldifontis AZM44c09 genome encodes:
- a CDS encoding carbohydrate ABC transporter permease — translation MAVYRKRRHALLAYLLFAPFCVLLFVFRLIPFVNSIRMIFYKWDILGTPKYIGLGNFTRMMSDKVFWSSLWHTVYFVILTVPPIVVLSFLIALLINSRISFKGFLRSAFYLPYTLTISVVCLTWQMLYNPYFGLIGRMMKAVGLQPINWLADPVWAMPAIVITTVWWTIGFCIVLYLAGLQQIPASYYEAAELDGANGFQRMFYITIPLLKRVHVLVLVTQIIASLQIFGQVYIMTGGGPAGRTRTLMQYVYEQGFRYFRMGYAQAMAFVLFLVMLVFAYLQLRLMMTSAKEELI, via the coding sequence ATGGCGGTTTATCGAAAAAGGAGACATGCACTGCTCGCATACCTGCTTTTTGCACCTTTCTGTGTCTTACTCTTCGTTTTCAGATTGATCCCTTTCGTGAACTCCATAAGGATGATCTTCTACAAATGGGACATTCTGGGAACTCCGAAATACATTGGCCTCGGAAATTTCACAAGAATGATGTCTGATAAAGTTTTCTGGTCGAGCCTGTGGCACACAGTCTATTTCGTCATATTGACGGTGCCACCAATCGTGGTACTCTCCTTCCTCATAGCCTTGTTGATAAATTCAAGGATCAGTTTCAAAGGTTTTCTCAGGAGCGCTTTTTATCTGCCTTACACACTCACCATATCCGTGGTTTGTCTGACCTGGCAAATGCTGTACAACCCGTACTTTGGATTGATCGGAAGGATGATGAAAGCCGTTGGGCTTCAACCCATCAACTGGTTAGCAGACCCAGTGTGGGCGATGCCGGCGATCGTCATCACCACAGTTTGGTGGACAATTGGTTTTTGTATTGTACTTTACCTTGCGGGTCTCCAGCAGATTCCTGCTTCTTACTACGAAGCAGCCGAGTTGGATGGGGCGAACGGTTTCCAAAGAATGTTCTACATAACGATTCCCCTCCTCAAGCGAGTTCATGTGCTGGTACTCGTTACACAGATCATCGCATCGTTACAGATCTTCGGTCAGGTGTACATAATGACCGGTGGAGGGCCTGCCGGTAGGACCAGAACCTTGATGCAGTACGTGTATGAACAAGGCTTTCGATACTTCCGTATGGGCTACGCGCAGGCCATGGCTTTCGTGCTTTTCCTGGTCATGCTCGTGTTCGCATACTTACAGCTCCGTCTCATGATGACCTCTGCCAAAGAGGAGCTGATATGA
- a CDS encoding ABC transporter substrate-binding protein, which yields MKRLLVAVLLLSFVLLASAKTTITVWTFFGGGEGFLVTELIKKFNAENPDIEVVEQIVEWGQLYNKLITAISAGDPPDVSVMHLAVLPDFASRGALTALDKYVSKEILQDYVPEIAAKAHYEGKLYAVPFDTHPLVLYYNKKLLRQAGLVGEKGEVLVPKTWDELLSYAKQAKEKLGLEVGISSEIGAMMGERLFIAYYTQLGGQIYDEKTKTLKLEFDKVKKTYEFISNLYTSGIMKTMSYDTAESLFQNNQSPFHLNGVWVMAVYPTLKDFEFGVTSIPALPGSKSYTWADSHTWVIPKKPKDDPAKIAAAVKFIEWFARNAAEWAKAGHLPVLKNVLNSEAFLGLPMRKDYAHVANLVVPAPSMKGWVEVRQKMWEIGEAVILGNMTPEAATKELIDFVKQVVED from the coding sequence ATGAAAAGGTTGTTGGTAGCCGTTCTCTTGCTGAGCTTTGTACTCCTTGCCTCGGCAAAAACTACGATCACGGTATGGACGTTCTTTGGCGGCGGAGAAGGGTTTCTGGTCACTGAACTCATCAAGAAATTCAACGCTGAAAATCCGGACATCGAAGTGGTCGAGCAAATCGTCGAATGGGGTCAACTCTACAACAAGTTGATCACAGCGATTTCGGCTGGAGATCCACCGGATGTGTCTGTCATGCACCTCGCGGTTCTACCAGATTTTGCGTCGAGAGGCGCGCTCACCGCGCTCGACAAGTACGTGTCGAAGGAGATACTCCAAGATTACGTACCCGAAATCGCAGCGAAGGCTCACTACGAAGGGAAACTGTACGCAGTACCCTTCGATACTCATCCACTGGTTCTTTACTACAATAAAAAGCTCCTGAGGCAAGCTGGTTTGGTGGGCGAAAAGGGCGAGGTGCTGGTGCCAAAGACATGGGATGAACTCCTGAGTTACGCGAAGCAGGCGAAAGAAAAACTTGGTCTTGAGGTTGGAATCAGCAGCGAAATCGGTGCCATGATGGGAGAGAGGCTCTTCATAGCTTATTACACACAGCTCGGTGGGCAGATTTACGATGAAAAAACGAAGACCCTGAAGCTTGAGTTCGACAAGGTGAAAAAGACTTATGAATTCATCAGCAACCTTTACACCAGCGGAATAATGAAAACGATGAGCTATGATACGGCCGAATCCCTCTTCCAGAACAACCAATCACCGTTCCATCTCAACGGCGTCTGGGTGATGGCGGTATATCCTACTCTGAAAGATTTCGAGTTCGGTGTGACCAGCATACCTGCTCTGCCTGGCAGCAAGTCCTACACTTGGGCAGACAGCCACACCTGGGTGATTCCGAAGAAACCGAAGGACGATCCCGCGAAGATTGCAGCCGCGGTGAAATTCATCGAGTGGTTCGCAAGAAATGCCGCAGAGTGGGCGAAAGCCGGTCATTTGCCAGTTTTGAAGAACGTTCTGAACTCGGAAGCGTTCCTTGGATTACCGATGAGAAAAGACTACGCACATGTCGCTAATTTGGTGGTTCCAGCACCGAGCATGAAGGGATGGGTTGAAGTCAGACAAAAGATGTGGGAGATTGGAGAAGCAGTGATTCTAGGGAACATGACACCCGAGGCAGCAACGAAGGAATTGATCGATTTCGTCAAGCAGGTCGTGGAAGATTGA
- a CDS encoding ATP-binding protein, producing MIELNPRVSRTFPFVSKAIGILVAKIAAKVLVGKKLVELLKPYFPYRTRKKVWRNWKIFPANCCQHRGLRTIP from the coding sequence GTGATCGAACTGAATCCCAGAGTCTCGAGAACGTTTCCATTCGTGAGCAAGGCGATCGGAATATTGGTGGCCAAGATCGCCGCGAAGGTGCTCGTGGGAAAGAAACTCGTCGAGCTCCTAAAACCTTACTTTCCATACAGAACGAGGAAGAAAGTTTGGAGAAACTGGAAGATTTTCCCGGCAAACTGCTGCCAACACCGTGGCCTGCGTACCATTCCGTGA
- a CDS encoding carbohydrate ABC transporter permease, which translates to MRCIWNSFIVAFLTTVGTVFLCSLTGFGLAKYSFKGRTLILLTILATMMIPFEAIMIPLYLIVTSLKMQDTYAGLIVPLLMNAFGVFMMRQFLVTFLDELIDAARIDGVSELGIYFRIILPNSTPALATLGVLTFRSQWDNLIWPLLIVQSPEKCAIPLYIIQFAMEKYTNEGAMMAAAVIASIPMFVLFLTLTKYFVPGAELFTAKKD; encoded by the coding sequence GTGAGGTGCATCTGGAATTCTTTCATCGTAGCGTTTCTGACAACCGTTGGAACTGTTTTTCTATGCTCGCTCACTGGTTTCGGCCTCGCCAAATACAGCTTCAAGGGCAGAACGCTCATTCTCCTCACGATACTGGCCACGATGATGATACCGTTCGAAGCCATAATGATTCCGCTGTATTTGATCGTCACAAGCTTGAAGATGCAGGACACCTATGCGGGATTGATCGTTCCGCTGTTGATGAACGCCTTCGGTGTGTTCATGATGAGGCAGTTCCTCGTCACGTTCCTCGATGAGCTCATAGACGCAGCGAGGATCGATGGCGTGAGTGAGCTTGGAATCTACTTCAGGATAATTCTTCCGAACAGCACACCAGCGCTCGCCACGCTCGGTGTTTTGACGTTCAGATCCCAGTGGGACAACCTCATATGGCCTCTCTTGATCGTCCAGAGTCCTGAAAAGTGTGCCATCCCTCTGTACATAATCCAGTTCGCCATGGAAAAGTACACCAACGAAGGAGCGATGATGGCAGCTGCCGTGATCGCCAGCATTCCCATGTTCGTTCTATTCCTCACCCTCACAAAGTACTTCGTCCCCGGCGCCGAGCTGTTCACAGCGAAGAAGGATTGA
- a CDS encoding dicarboxylate/amino acid:cation symporter → MTEVKGHSVWRSYRFPVVLLLSIVIGSVLGLILGKRATVLQPLGDVFLNLMFTIVVPLVLVTVTSAVASMANLRRLGKILGTMLAVFIITGLIAAVITTIVVVIYPPAKGVKLELSQAEEIQLLKTADQIVRAFTVNDFQSLLSRRNMMPLIVFSILLGLSISLLKEKAEPLVKLLNILSEAMIKMISIIMYYAPIGLGAYFAALVGDFGPQLLGAYGRAMLVYYPLSIVYFFIAFAAYSYFAAGKEGTKKFFKAIFEPAITALATQSSLATLPVNLKAAKRLGVPKDIREIVLPVGATMHMDGSCISAILKISFLFGIFGMPFSGIGTFVTAFFVAVLSGVVMSGVPGGGLIGEMLIVSLYGFPPEAFPIIAMIGYLVDPPATMVNATGDTVAAMMVTRLLEGKDWMKKKLTEAEAE, encoded by the coding sequence ATGACTGAGGTGAAAGGGCACAGCGTTTGGAGGTCGTACAGATTCCCCGTGGTCCTGTTGCTCTCCATCGTTATCGGTAGCGTTCTCGGCTTGATCCTGGGTAAAAGGGCCACCGTTCTACAACCACTCGGCGATGTTTTTCTGAACTTGATGTTCACCATCGTCGTACCCTTGGTCCTGGTCACCGTCACGAGCGCCGTTGCCAGCATGGCGAACTTGAGAAGGTTGGGTAAGATCCTCGGTACGATGCTCGCGGTGTTCATCATCACAGGATTGATAGCTGCTGTCATCACAACGATCGTCGTTGTGATCTATCCACCAGCCAAGGGGGTAAAGCTGGAACTTTCACAGGCTGAAGAGATTCAACTGTTGAAGACGGCTGACCAGATCGTGAGAGCGTTCACAGTGAACGATTTTCAGTCGCTACTTTCCAGAAGGAACATGATGCCCCTGATCGTCTTCTCGATCCTCCTCGGCTTGAGCATAAGCCTTTTGAAGGAGAAGGCTGAGCCGCTGGTTAAACTCTTGAATATCCTCTCAGAGGCGATGATCAAGATGATCTCCATCATCATGTACTACGCGCCGATCGGGTTGGGTGCGTACTTTGCCGCACTCGTTGGAGATTTCGGCCCACAGCTTCTGGGTGCTTACGGTAGGGCGATGCTGGTTTATTATCCACTTTCCATCGTATACTTTTTCATAGCGTTCGCTGCTTATTCCTACTTCGCCGCTGGTAAAGAGGGAACGAAGAAGTTCTTCAAGGCGATCTTCGAACCAGCCATCACTGCCCTCGCCACGCAGAGCAGTCTGGCCACGTTACCGGTGAACTTGAAAGCGGCGAAAAGACTCGGTGTACCGAAAGACATAAGGGAAATCGTTCTTCCCGTCGGTGCCACGATGCACATGGATGGTTCCTGCATCAGTGCCATACTCAAGATTTCTTTTCTCTTTGGCATATTCGGAATGCCTTTCAGTGGTATAGGAACGTTCGTGACGGCCTTCTTCGTTGCGGTGCTCAGTGGTGTTGTGATGTCAGGTGTTCCTGGTGGTGGACTCATTGGAGAGATGTTGATCGTTAGTCTGTACGGTTTTCCACCCGAAGCCTTCCCGATCATCGCGATGATAGGTTACTTGGTCGATCCTCCGGCAACCATGGTGAACGCCACGGGGGACACAGTTGCCGCGATGATGGTCACAAGGTTGCTCGAAGGAAAGGACTGGATGAAGAAGAAACTCACCGAAGCAGAAGCAGAGTGA